A window of Lacibacter sediminis contains these coding sequences:
- a CDS encoding NAD(P)/FAD-dependent oxidoreductase — protein sequence MQQQISLRLLPSQAADSSSIKEQIAVSANVQLASVNGFHILKQSIDARSKQAWVNLTVKTFINEPVQQRDVFEFNFKDVHKSSKQVIVVGAGPAGLFAALRLIELGIKPIVIERGKDVRARRRDLAALNKQGEVNPESNYCFGEGGAGTYSDGKLYTRSSKRGSIDRILQLFVRFGAEEKILYQSHPHIGTNKLPHIITAMREFILSCGGEIHFETKLTNFSLDRDMLKGVEINHNSTIHADAVILATGHSARDIFELLHQNNILIEAKPFALGVRVEHPQSLIDSIQYRCPVRDEFLPPASYSLVEQVQGKGVFSFCMCPGGIIAPAATSPGELVVNGWSPSKRNNAFANSGMVVTIEVKDAVEFFKVQNTKNKIQISEDDPLLLMKFQQAIEQKAFVAGGGKFVAPAQRMADMFDKKTSASLPDCSYLPGLNSTDLRQVLPPFVFDDLRLGFKAFGQKMRGYFTNEAVVVATESRTSSPVRIPRDNETLQHPQIKGLYPCGEGAGYAGGIVSAAMDGERIANMIALQSNQSSD from the coding sequence ATGCAACAACAAATTTCGCTTCGTTTACTGCCTTCACAAGCTGCTGACAGTTCGTCTATAAAAGAACAAATTGCAGTTTCTGCAAACGTTCAATTGGCTTCCGTAAATGGATTTCATATTCTCAAGCAATCGATTGACGCAAGAAGCAAACAAGCCTGGGTAAATCTTACTGTCAAAACTTTTATCAATGAACCGGTGCAGCAAAGAGATGTCTTTGAATTTAATTTCAAGGATGTACATAAATCAAGCAAACAGGTAATTGTTGTTGGAGCCGGACCTGCAGGTTTATTTGCCGCATTACGTTTAATTGAATTGGGTATTAAACCGATTGTAATTGAACGAGGAAAAGATGTGAGAGCAAGAAGAAGAGATCTTGCTGCATTAAATAAGCAAGGCGAAGTAAATCCCGAAAGTAATTATTGCTTTGGCGAAGGCGGTGCAGGTACTTACAGCGATGGAAAGCTTTACACACGCAGCAGCAAACGTGGAAGTATTGATCGCATTCTTCAACTGTTTGTGCGCTTTGGTGCCGAAGAAAAAATTCTTTACCAAAGTCACCCACATATTGGCACGAATAAACTACCGCATATCATCACCGCTATGAGGGAATTTATTTTGAGTTGTGGAGGTGAAATTCATTTTGAAACCAAACTGACAAATTTTAGTCTCGACAGGGATATGCTAAAAGGCGTTGAAATTAATCACAATTCAACAATACATGCTGATGCTGTAATCCTTGCAACAGGACATAGTGCCAGGGATATTTTTGAACTACTGCATCAAAACAATATTTTAATTGAAGCAAAACCTTTTGCGTTGGGTGTGCGTGTTGAACACCCGCAATCATTAATCGACTCTATTCAGTACCGTTGCCCTGTTCGTGATGAATTTCTTCCGCCAGCCTCTTACAGTTTGGTTGAGCAGGTGCAGGGAAAAGGTGTATTCAGTTTTTGCATGTGCCCCGGTGGTATTATTGCACCGGCAGCCACATCACCCGGCGAATTAGTAGTAAATGGCTGGAGCCCATCAAAACGAAATAACGCCTTTGCCAATAGCGGTATGGTTGTAACAATTGAAGTGAAAGATGCTGTTGAATTTTTCAAAGTCCAAAATACAAAAAACAAAATCCAAATAAGTGAGGACGATCCGTTGTTGTTGATGAAATTTCAGCAGGCCATTGAGCAAAAGGCATTTGTTGCCGGCGGCGGAAAGTTTGTGGCACCTGCTCAACGAATGGCCGATATGTTTGATAAGAAAACATCTGCTTCACTCCCCGATTGTTCTTATTTACCCGGGTTGAATAGTACTGATCTTCGTCAGGTTCTTCCTCCATTTGTGTTTGATGATCTTCGGCTTGGTTTTAAAGCTTTCGGTCAGAAAATGCGTGGCTATTTTACCAACGAAGCTGTGGTGGTGGCAACTGAGTCAAGAACATCTTCACCTGTTCGCATTCCGAGAGACAATGAAACGTTGCAACATCCGCAAATCAAGGGACTTTATCCTTGTGGCGAAGGAGCCGGTTATGCAGGCGGCATTGTGAGTGCGGCAATGGATGGAGAGCGCATTGCCAATATGATTGCCTTGCAGAGTAACCAATCATCAGATTAA
- a CDS encoding 5'-nucleotidase C-terminal domain-containing protein produces MRKLTTLYCLIIILFISYSCNPVYRASSVQYKDYQVQNERKDASVQNFLQPYADSVNSSMNLVIGQLAVDLDKRQPEGTLGNFMADAMKAMAEKYYKTTVDGAFINYGGMRLTGMKAGAITRGKIFELMPFDNIIILQKLKGTVLQEFLDHIIGRGAWPVAGITMQMKDKKAVNVMVGGKPLDPNMIYTIANSDYVANGGDNCEMLKVIPQINNGSLLRDGLIDYVQSLTQKGQPVTATIQNRVTNAQ; encoded by the coding sequence ATGAGAAAGCTTACAACCCTCTATTGTCTTATCATTATATTGTTTATTTCTTACTCCTGCAACCCGGTTTACAGGGCATCTTCTGTTCAGTATAAAGATTACCAGGTACAGAATGAGCGCAAAGACGCATCGGTACAAAATTTTCTTCAACCTTATGCTGATAGTGTGAACAGCAGCATGAATCTGGTGATCGGTCAATTAGCTGTTGATCTTGACAAGCGTCAACCGGAAGGAACACTCGGTAATTTTATGGCCGATGCGATGAAAGCAATGGCTGAAAAATATTACAAAACAACAGTTGATGGTGCTTTTATCAATTACGGAGGCATGCGTTTAACTGGTATGAAAGCAGGTGCAATTACAAGAGGCAAGATTTTTGAATTGATGCCGTTTGATAATATTATTATCCTGCAAAAATTAAAAGGAACAGTATTGCAGGAATTTCTTGATCATATTATAGGAAGAGGTGCCTGGCCTGTGGCTGGTATTACGATGCAAATGAAAGATAAAAAAGCAGTAAATGTGATGGTTGGAGGAAAACCACTCGATCCAAATATGATCTATACAATAGCTAATTCAGATTATGTGGCAAATGGTGGCGATAATTGTGAAATGCTCAAGGTTATTCCACAGATCAATAATGGTTCACTTTTAAGAGATGGTTTGATTGATTATGTTCAATCGTTAACACAAAAAGGACAACCCGTTACTGCCACTATCCAAAACAGAGTTACGAATGCTCAGTAG
- a CDS encoding bifunctional metallophosphatase/5'-nucleotidase: MLSRRKFIQQTSFTTAALLAGKFAGAEEVTTQRLVILHTNDVHSRLDPFPMDGSRNQGLGGVAARANLINEIRAKEEHVLLLDAGDIFQGTPYFNLYKGEPEIIAMQKMGYDACTMGNHDFDAGLENFALQLQHATFPVLLCNYDFTATPMENKSLPYKIFKKGKLKIGVTGVGIEMKGLVPDNLIGNTKYLDPVYKLNETASMLKREKDCDMVICLSHLGYQYRENANKICDMILAKETEHVDLIIGGHTHTFLSEPVLVKNKKAEDVLVNQVGWGGIQLGRLDYEFFKYKKKNMTAAKSLSIGKKTGE; the protein is encoded by the coding sequence ATGCTCAGTAGAAGAAAATTTATACAGCAAACATCGTTTACCACAGCGGCCTTGTTGGCGGGCAAATTTGCAGGTGCAGAAGAAGTAACAACGCAACGCCTGGTTATTCTTCATACAAATGATGTACACAGCAGGCTCGATCCTTTTCCTATGGATGGCAGCCGCAACCAGGGACTTGGTGGTGTCGCTGCAAGGGCAAACCTTATTAATGAGATACGTGCAAAGGAAGAACATGTACTGTTGCTTGATGCCGGTGACATTTTCCAAGGAACACCTTATTTTAATTTGTACAAAGGTGAGCCAGAAATAATAGCGATGCAGAAGATGGGTTACGATGCCTGCACAATGGGTAATCATGACTTTGATGCAGGGCTCGAGAATTTTGCATTGCAGCTTCAGCATGCAACATTTCCTGTATTATTATGCAACTACGATTTTACAGCAACGCCCATGGAAAATAAATCACTACCTTATAAAATATTTAAGAAAGGAAAATTGAAAATCGGCGTTACCGGTGTGGGAATTGAAATGAAAGGATTGGTACCGGATAACTTAATAGGAAACACCAAGTATCTCGATCCTGTGTATAAGTTAAATGAAACAGCTTCGATGCTAAAGCGTGAAAAAGATTGTGACATGGTGATCTGTTTGTCGCATTTGGGATACCAGTACCGTGAAAATGCAAATAAGATCTGTGATATGATTCTTGCAAAAGAAACAGAACATGTTGATCTGATCATTGGTGGTCATACACATACGTTCTTAAGTGAACCTGTGTTAGTAAAGAATAAAAAAGCAGAAGATGTTTTGGTGAACCAGGTAGGTTGGGGAGGTATTCAGTTAGGCCGATTGGATTATGAATTTTTTAAATATAAAAAGAAAAATATGACAGCAGCAAAATCATTATCAATAGGTAAAAAAACAGGTGAATAA
- the dnaA gene encoding chromosomal replication initiator protein DnaA translates to MTKTADQVWKSCLTIIKDIVEWQHFKTWFEPIKPVELKNKILTIQVPSQFFFEYLEEHYVTLLAKTLKRELGKDANLEYRIMMDSGNNNNQPITMDVPGHGYKTYTNNEMDFPLVISNPVKNPFVIPGLKKVQIDPQLNPNYTFDSFIEGDCNRVARRAGKTVADKPGATSFNPLVIYGGVGLGKTHLAQAVGNEVKRQHPNKVVLYVSSEKFINQFVDHSRNNAINDFIHFYQLVDVLIIDDVQFFNRAEKSQDAFFAIFNHLHQSGKQLILSSDKPPKDLEGVQERLLSRFRWGLSADLQMPDYETRIEILEKKMKNDGLEMHKDVVKYIAYNINTNIRELEGALISLLAQSSLNKKEIDLDLAKKVLKNFVKTSSKEITIDAIQKMVCDYFDVPYEKLLQKTRKREIVQARQITMYLAKTFTKNSLKTIGEHFGGRDHTTVIHSCQTVKDLMDTDSMFKESVLELQQKVQLAAM, encoded by the coding sequence ATGACGAAAACGGCTGATCAAGTTTGGAAAAGTTGTTTAACCATTATTAAGGATATAGTAGAGTGGCAACATTTCAAAACATGGTTTGAACCAATCAAACCGGTTGAATTAAAAAATAAGATCCTTACCATCCAGGTGCCCAGCCAGTTCTTTTTTGAATACCTGGAAGAGCATTATGTAACGTTACTTGCCAAAACATTGAAACGTGAATTAGGTAAAGATGCTAATCTTGAATATCGCATCATGATGGATAGTGGTAATAATAATAACCAACCCATCACAATGGATGTTCCCGGTCATGGTTATAAAACATATACAAATAACGAAATGGATTTTCCGCTTGTGATAAGTAACCCCGTCAAGAACCCGTTTGTAATACCGGGCTTGAAAAAGGTGCAGATTGATCCGCAGCTGAATCCAAACTATACGTTCGATTCTTTTATTGAAGGCGATTGTAACCGTGTTGCACGCAGAGCCGGTAAAACAGTTGCTGATAAACCCGGCGCTACTTCATTTAATCCATTGGTGATCTATGGTGGTGTAGGTTTGGGTAAAACTCACCTTGCACAAGCTGTAGGTAACGAAGTGAAACGTCAGCACCCAAATAAAGTGGTGTTGTATGTAAGCTCTGAGAAATTCATCAACCAGTTTGTTGATCACAGCCGTAACAATGCCATCAACGATTTCATCCATTTTTATCAGTTGGTTGATGTGTTGATCATTGATGATGTGCAGTTCTTCAACCGTGCTGAAAAATCACAGGATGCTTTCTTTGCTATTTTCAATCATCTTCATCAAAGTGGTAAGCAGTTGATCTTGTCATCAGACAAACCACCAAAAGACCTTGAAGGTGTTCAGGAACGTTTACTTAGCCGCTTCCGTTGGGGACTAAGTGCCGATCTTCAGATGCCCGATTACGAAACACGTATCGAGATACTGGAGAAGAAGATGAAGAACGATGGCTTGGAAATGCATAAAGATGTGGTAAAGTATATCGCTTATAACATTAATACCAATATTCGTGAGCTTGAAGGTGCCCTTATTTCATTATTGGCACAATCCTCGCTGAATAAAAAGGAGATCGATCTTGATCTTGCTAAAAAAGTGCTGAAAAACTTCGTTAAAACATCATCTAAAGAAATAACAATCGATGCCATTCAGAAAATGGTGTGCGATTACTTTGATGTGCCTTACGAAAAACTGTTACAGAAAACACGTAAACGTGAAATTGTACAGGCCCGTCAGATCACAATGTACCTGGCAAAGACATTTACAAAGAATTCTCTCAAGACCATCGGCGAGCATTTTGGAGGAAGAGACCACACAACGGTTATACACTCCTGCCAAACTGTAAAAGACCTGATGGATACGGACAGCATGTTTAAAGAAAGTGTACTGGAATTGCAGCAGAAAGTTCAGTTGGCTGCGATGTAA
- a CDS encoding response regulator transcription factor, with translation MKPRILLVEDNKELLEVIAEELHEHYEVLKTTDGLQALKLLSTEAVQLVISDVMMPVMDGFELCREIKSNFEYSHIPVILLTAKNTLQAKIEGLSLGADAYIEKPFETEYLQAHVASLLNNRKKLKDYFVNTPFAHLKSVAHNKSDELFFEKLNHLIQANIEDHALDVDKLAKLMNMGRTSLFRKIKSVTDLTPNELINITRLKKAAELLSSGEYKIYEVSDMVGFGSQTNFGRIFLKQFGMTPTEYQKNKQTNRSEDDDKSK, from the coding sequence ATGAAACCAAGAATTCTTTTAGTGGAAGATAACAAAGAGCTACTGGAAGTAATTGCTGAAGAACTACATGAACATTATGAAGTGCTGAAAACAACTGATGGTTTACAGGCGTTAAAACTTCTTTCAACGGAAGCAGTTCAACTAGTGATCAGTGATGTAATGATGCCTGTGATGGATGGATTTGAATTATGCAGAGAGATCAAATCAAATTTTGAATACAGCCACATCCCTGTTATTTTACTTACTGCAAAAAATACACTTCAGGCAAAAATAGAAGGACTGAGCCTTGGAGCTGATGCTTATATTGAAAAGCCGTTTGAAACGGAATATCTGCAGGCGCATGTTGCAAGCTTACTCAACAACCGGAAGAAGTTAAAAGACTATTTTGTAAATACTCCGTTTGCACATCTTAAATCTGTTGCACATAATAAATCAGATGAACTTTTCTTCGAAAAACTCAATCATCTTATTCAAGCAAACATTGAAGATCATGCACTGGATGTTGACAAACTTGCGAAGCTCATGAATATGGGCCGCACCAGCTTGTTCCGCAAGATCAAATCTGTGACTGATCTTACACCAAACGAACTGATTAATATTACCCGGTTAAAAAAAGCCGCCGAGTTACTTTCCAGTGGTGAGTATAAGATCTATGAGGTATCTGATATGGTAGGCTTTGGATCGCAAACAAACTTTGGAAGGATCTTTCTGAAGCAGTTCGGGATGACACCAACTGAATACCAGAAAAATAAACAAACGAACAGATCTGAAGATGATGATAAATCAAAATGA
- a CDS encoding ligand-binding sensor domain-containing protein: protein MLLMLHCSLFGQSYYFRRYQVENGLSHNSVICAMQDKRGFMWFGTKDGLNRFDGYSFKTFRKDFSDSNSIGNNFIQSLYEDKQGTMYVGTDKGLYEYIDKTEEFRLLPSTKEHSIFKLTGDTKGNLWFISGFAVCKYSLKNNTLDYFDHPTFFIASAVCPTSDGNVWVGTANGELKKYQAANRTFTSIPLFKNTDDTKYKYIETIVQTNTGQLLAGTNNADVKLIDPVKETYVDLPLTLKRETNFYVKRILQVSPNEFWLGTASGIFVYNLQTGKGIQLEKNYSNPFSLSDNAVETMCADNEGGVWVGTYFGGINYFPKQVTPFTKFIPAKNENSLSGNVVREIKKDSDGSFWIGTEDAGLNKYNPVTGMFTPYEATGKPGSLSFFNLHGLEVSRNEVWIGTFEHGLDVMDIRTGKVFKHFQVGAGSVLSSNFIYCINAIDHDNILIGTTLGIYRYDRKNDRLARLEGFPEWDWYTGIVKDDKGTIWATTFGRGIHFYNPATGKGGTILHNENDLTSLSSDRVNSVFKDSRNNLWFTTEEGLCKWNEQTKNFTRYGTANGFPSNFMFSILESSSGEFWISTTKGLVRFIPTTGKVDVFTTANGLITDQFNYSSAFKDADGRMYFGSTKGLISFHPKEFRQSAFAPPVYITHFEIANQETGIGKKGSPLKASITYTDTIVLTHDQSTFSIDFAALGYTATETIQYAYQMEELSNNWVNLKKNRRVDFAELPAGTYHFRLRAMNSYGIASPNEKKLIIRILPPWWLSTYAYLIYSLLLLLLIYFIIRYYHQRMEEKNKQKFEKLEVAKEREMLEMRLVKNKELLDAKIDFFTNVAHEIKTPLTLIKVPLSRITRKAEALPELERSLKIMNRNTNRLIELTNQLLDFRQTEIDKFHLSFVHTNVTQLVEDACNDFSDLAEEYGLSFSTDIPAEALFANIDVDAFNKIINNLISNAIKFADKKVMIELLPFYKDEQSFTIRVKNDGYLIPVELKEKIFEPFYRISETEAQTGSGIGLALALSLTQLHGGSLILDSQTDNMNCFSLTLPLNNEITTSQTSA from the coding sequence ATGCTGTTAATGCTTCATTGTTCGCTATTTGGACAGTCGTATTATTTCAGACGTTACCAGGTTGAGAACGGACTTTCGCACAACAGTGTGATCTGTGCAATGCAGGATAAGAGAGGCTTTATGTGGTTTGGAACAAAAGATGGTTTAAACCGTTTCGATGGTTATTCGTTTAAAACATTCAGAAAAGATTTTTCTGACAGTAACAGCATTGGTAACAACTTTATTCAATCACTATACGAGGATAAACAGGGAACGATGTATGTAGGTACCGACAAAGGTTTGTATGAATACATTGATAAAACAGAAGAGTTCAGGCTTTTACCTTCAACGAAAGAACACAGCATATTTAAACTTACCGGTGATACGAAGGGTAACTTATGGTTCATATCAGGTTTTGCTGTTTGCAAATATTCATTGAAAAATAACACACTTGATTATTTTGATCATCCAACTTTCTTTATTGCAAGTGCTGTTTGCCCAACATCTGACGGAAATGTATGGGTAGGCACTGCAAACGGAGAACTGAAAAAATATCAGGCCGCCAACCGTACATTCACCAGCATTCCTCTGTTTAAAAATACCGACGATACAAAATACAAATACATTGAAACCATTGTGCAAACCAATACCGGACAACTATTAGCAGGCACGAACAATGCAGATGTTAAATTAATTGATCCGGTAAAAGAAACGTACGTTGACCTGCCACTTACTTTAAAACGGGAAACAAATTTTTATGTAAAACGGATTCTCCAGGTTTCACCGAATGAATTCTGGCTGGGTACTGCATCAGGCATTTTTGTTTACAATCTGCAAACGGGTAAAGGCATACAGTTAGAAAAAAACTACAGCAACCCCTTCTCACTTTCTGATAATGCAGTTGAAACAATGTGCGCAGATAATGAAGGAGGTGTTTGGGTGGGCACTTATTTTGGCGGTATCAATTATTTTCCGAAACAGGTTACGCCTTTTACAAAATTCATTCCTGCAAAGAATGAAAATTCACTCAGTGGCAATGTTGTAAGAGAAATAAAAAAAGATAGTGATGGCAGTTTCTGGATAGGTACTGAAGATGCAGGGCTTAACAAATACAATCCGGTCACAGGAATGTTTACACCTTATGAAGCAACAGGGAAGCCTGGAAGTCTTTCCTTTTTTAATTTACATGGACTGGAAGTATCCCGAAACGAAGTTTGGATCGGTACGTTTGAACATGGGTTAGATGTAATGGATATCCGAACGGGAAAGGTTTTCAAACATTTCCAGGTTGGTGCCGGCAGCGTTTTGTCAAGCAACTTTATTTATTGTATTAATGCCATCGATCACGACAATATTTTAATAGGAACAACACTTGGTATTTACAGATACGATCGAAAAAACGATCGATTGGCCCGGCTGGAAGGTTTTCCTGAATGGGATTGGTACACCGGGATAGTAAAAGATGATAAAGGAACTATCTGGGCAACAACATTCGGACGAGGTATTCACTTTTACAATCCTGCGACCGGTAAAGGCGGAACTATTTTGCACAATGAAAACGATTTAACCAGTTTAAGCAGCGACCGTGTAAATTCTGTTTTCAAAGACAGCCGCAATAACCTGTGGTTTACAACAGAAGAAGGATTATGCAAATGGAATGAGCAAACCAAGAACTTCACACGCTATGGAACAGCAAATGGATTTCCCAGCAATTTCATGTTTTCCATTTTGGAATCAAGCAGTGGTGAATTTTGGATCAGCACCACCAAAGGACTAGTACGTTTTATTCCAACAACAGGGAAAGTAGATGTTTTCACCACAGCGAATGGATTGATCACTGATCAGTTTAACTACAGCTCTGCATTTAAAGATGCGGATGGGCGTATGTACTTTGGCAGCACAAAGGGGCTTATCAGTTTTCACCCAAAAGAATTCAGGCAATCAGCCTTCGCCCCTCCTGTTTACATCACTCATTTTGAAATTGCAAATCAAGAAACTGGTATTGGCAAGAAAGGTTCTCCATTGAAAGCATCTATCACATATACAGATACGATCGTACTTACACATGATCAATCAACATTCAGTATTGATTTTGCAGCGCTTGGGTATACGGCAACTGAAACTATTCAGTATGCTTACCAAATGGAAGAACTCTCGAACAACTGGGTGAACCTGAAAAAAAACCGTAGAGTTGATTTTGCAGAACTGCCTGCCGGAACTTATCATTTCAGATTACGGGCAATGAACAGTTACGGCATTGCAAGCCCAAACGAAAAAAAACTGATCATCCGCATTTTACCACCTTGGTGGCTGAGCACATATGCCTACCTTATTTATTCCCTTCTTCTCCTGCTATTGATTTATTTCATCATTCGTTATTATCATCAACGGATGGAAGAAAAGAATAAACAGAAATTTGAAAAGCTGGAAGTGGCGAAGGAAAGAGAAATGCTGGAGATGAGATTGGTGAAGAATAAAGAATTGCTGGATGCTAAAATCGATTTCTTCACCAACGTGGCACATGAAATTAAAACACCGCTTACACTTATTAAAGTACCGCTTTCAAGAATTACAAGAAAAGCTGAAGCTCTACCTGAGTTGGAACGTAGCCTGAAAATAATGAATCGAAATACCAACCGGTTGATCGAACTCACTAATCAATTATTGGATTTCAGACAAACAGAAATAGATAAATTCCATCTCTCATTTGTACACACAAATGTTACACAGCTGGTTGAAGATGCCTGTAACGACTTTTCTGATCTGGCAGAAGAGTATGGTCTTTCATTTTCAACTGACATACCCGCAGAAGCATTGTTTGCGAATATTGATGTGGATGCTTTTAATAAGATCATCAACAATCTTATTAGTAATGCTATCAAATTTGCAGACAAAAAAGTGATGATCGAATTACTCCCTTTCTATAAGGATGAACAATCATTCACTATCCGTGTTAAAAACGATGGTTATTTAATTCCTGTTGAACTAAAGGAAAAAATATTTGAACCTTTTTACCGCATCAGTGAAACAGAAGCGCAGACAGGCTCAGGAATAGGTTTAGCTTTGGCTCTGTCGCTCACACAGCTGCATGGAGGTTCACTTATCCTGGATTCACAAACAGATAATATGAATTGTTTTTCACTCACTTTACCGCTCAATAATGAAATAACCACTTCACAAACTTCAGCGTAA